The following proteins are co-located in the Manihot esculenta cultivar AM560-2 chromosome 7, M.esculenta_v8, whole genome shotgun sequence genome:
- the LOC110618878 gene encoding F-box protein CPR1, which yields MSDYLPTEVLLEILVRLPAKSLVRFSCVSKSWYFLIFSPDFNFMYTQFTSTINKDKPAQIMIRNYSRTYGKEMFTMHNDDMSFGDYQILDCPFKSTYGYLLDVIGSCNGLVCLTDRNVPMNRGWYATESPIPTPKPIFLWNPSLGISMNLPLIGDAFNRVVLGLGFDSINFDYKVVRIEFCYGAVCEIDIFRLSEDSWRRFGGKRKVGFPSYYDMRSPQAFVNGNINWIGCYIEEDEEEITCKTLIVATFDVGKEVFGDLEVPKELETGGDDEFQLSLVVLHKSLSLIRYEDGEYPCFNRCCIWMMHEYGVAESWTKMYTISPYNGFSRTLNIRTNGELLLVTSNGGLVSFDPESRSIRQLKVYGEQFSFVVGTYMESLVLSEGFSRILLQAAFSKATPHDKARGNYSVIKPSRLKRNRIWKNSNNQRD from the coding sequence ATGTCGGATTACTTACCTACAGAGGTTCTACTGGAGATTCTGGTGAGGCTGCCTGCAAAATCACTTGTTCGATTCAGCTGTGTTTCAAAATCATGGTATTTTCTTATCTTTAGCCCAGATTTCAATTTTATGTATACCCAATTCACTTCCACCATCAACAAGGACAAGCCTGCTCAGATAATGATCAGGAACTATTCTAGGACTTATGGGAAAGAGATGTTTACTATGCATAATGACGATATGTCGTTTGGTGATTATCAAATACTTGATTGTCCATTCAAGAGTACTTATGGTTATCTTCTTGATGTAATTGGTAGCTGTAATGGGTTAGTTTGTTTGACTGATAGAAATGTTCCTATGAATAGGGGTTGGTATGCCACAGAAAGCCCAATTCCAACACCAAAACCCATTTTTCTATGGAACCCTTCACTTGGAATATCCATGAATCTTCCTTTGATTGGTGATGCATTTAATCGTGTAGTTCTTGGGTTGGGTTTTGATTCCATAAATTTTGATTATAAGGTTGTGAGAATAGAGTTTTGTTATGGGGCTGTATGTGAGATTGATATTTTCAGGTTAAGTGAGGATTCTTGGAGGAGGTTTGGAGGTAAAAGAAAAGTAGGCTTCCCTTCTTACTATGACATGAGATCACCTCAGGCTTTTGTGAATGGAAATATCAATTGGATTGGATGTTATATAGAGGAGGACGAAGAAGAGATTACTTGTAAAACATTGATTGTAGCAACGTTTGATGTGGGCAAAGAAGTATTTGGAGACCTAGAAGTGCCAAAGGAGTTAGAAACTGGTGGTGATGATGAGTTTCAGCTGTCACTTGTGGTACTCCATAAATCTCTTTCTTTGATACGATATGAAGATGGAGAATACCCGTGCTTTAATCGATGTTGCATATGGATGATGCACGAATATGGCGTGGCAGAATCTTGGACCAAAATGTATACCATTTCTCCATACAATGGTTTCTCAAGGACATTGAACATAAGGACAAATGGAGAGCTTCTGCTTGTGACGAGTAACGGAGGGCTGGTTTCATTTGACCCTGAAAGCAGAAGCATTAGACAGCTAAAAGTTTATGGAGAACAATTCTCTTTTGTTGTGGGTACTTACATGGAGAGTCTTGTGCTATCAGAAGGCTTCAGTAGGATCTTGTTGCAAGCAGCTTTTTCGAAGGCAACTCCTCATGACAAGGCAAGAGGGAACTACAGTGTTATAAAGCCCAGCAGGCTAAAGAGAAACCGGATCTGGAAGAATAGCAACAACCAGCGGGATTAA